Proteins from a genomic interval of Trifolium pratense cultivar HEN17-A07 linkage group LG6, ARS_RC_1.1, whole genome shotgun sequence:
- the LOC123891277 gene encoding non-specific lipid-transfer protein 1-like: MASSMLVKVTCFAMICLVLGIPLADAALPCGQVQLTVTPCLGYLRRPGPSVPAPCCNGIRSLNNQAKTTPDRQSVCRCLKSTALSLPGLNLPAASSIAAKCGVNLPYKISPSIDCNTVKY; the protein is encoded by the exons ATGGCTAGTTCAATGCTTGTCAAGGTTACTTGTTTTGCTATGATATGCTTGGTTTTGGGCATTCCCTTAGCTGATGCTGCCCTACCATGTGGTCAGGTGCAACTAACTGTAACACCATGTCTTGGGTACCTTAGGAGGCCAGGCCCATCTGTCCCTGCACCATGTTGCAATGGGATTAGGAGTTTAAATAATCAAGCCAAAACTACCCCTGATCGTCAAAGTGTCTGCAGGTGTCTCAAGTCTACTGCACTCAGCTTACCTGGACTCAATCTTCCCGCCGCATCTTCCATCGCTGCTAAGTGTGGTGTTAACTTGCCCTACAAGATTAGCCCATCCATTGATTGCAACAC GGTAAAGTACTAA